Sequence from the Equus quagga isolate Etosha38 chromosome 15, UCLA_HA_Equagga_1.0, whole genome shotgun sequence genome:
aaactgtggagacagtgaaaagatcagtggttgccagcggTTAGTGGGGAGGAGGGAcgaataggtgaagcacagaggatttttagggcttACTGTAGTAGTGtgtacacgtcattatacatttgtcaaacccatggaatgtacaacaccgagtgaagcctaatgtaaaccatggactgtaggtgataacgatgtgtcactgtaggttcatcagttataacaaatgtaccaatcTGGTGGGGGATGTTCATAGtcagggaggctgtgcatgtgtgggggctgAGGGAATATGAGAacaccttctgctcaattttgttgtgaacctaaaactgctgtaaaaaaataaagtctattttttaaaaatctattggcCAGAATCTTAAATTggtcataaatttttttaaattattttcccatgTTTTTGAATTCtcaattctatcccattgatctatgtctcTCCTTATGTCagtaacacactgtcttgattcctgtagctttataGTCAGTTAAGAAATCAGAAcatgtaagtcctccaactttgctctttgtcaaaattgttttggctcttctgggtcccttgcacctccacgtgaattttaggatcaacttgaTGATTTCTGCAAAATAGGCATTTTGGATTTTAATAGAGTTTTAACTGAATCTGCAGACCAATTTGGGGGGTATTGCCTTCTTGACAATATTAGGtattccagtccatgaacatgggatgtctttccacttatttaggtcttatttaacttttttcaatGATATTTAGTAGTtgtcagtgtacaagtcttgcatttCTTATGTTAAATTTACTCTAAATATGtttatacataaattttttgatgctttgtaggcagaattgttttcttaatttcatttctcgATAGTTCATTGTAGgcgtatagaaatacaattggtttttgtatattgatcttgtgtccTGCACCTTTCCTGAATtggtttattagttctaatatttcTGTGTGGATTCCTTAGTATGTTGTCTAGGAAAGATCATGTCATCCGAGGCTAGAGATAGtcttagttcttcctttccaacctggagtccttttctttttgttttgttggttttttgttttgttttgttttttgggttgtttttttttggtttttttttttgaggaagattagccctgagctaactactgccaattttcctctttttgctgaggaagactggccctgggctaacatccatacccatcttcttctactttatatgtgggacacctaccacagcacggcttttgcctagcagtgccatgtccgcacccgggatccaaactggtgcaccccgggccgccaagaagcagaatgtgcaaacttaaccgctgcaccaccaggccggcccctggattccTTCTATTTCATGTTCTCACCTAATTGCCATGGCCAGagcctccagtaaaatgttggaTACAAGTGGTGAGAGGACCTCCCGATGTTCCTGAgcaaagggaaagctttcagtctttcaccactgagcaCAGCAGCCGAGGGATTTTCGTGAATGGTCTTCGTCAGTTTGGGGGGGCAGGGGTCCCTTCTATTCCAggtttgttgacttttttctgtgtctgttgagacaatggtgtggtttttgtcctttattctgttagTATGGCATAttccattgattgattttcatatgttaattcAATCTTGCGTTTCTAGGATAAATCCTACTtgctaatttttatatgttgctggattcaatttgctggtACTCAGTTGAGCAAttctgcatctatattcataaaagatgttgctctgtagttttctttccttgtgacgTCTTTGCTGGATTTGGTGTCAGGGTGCTCCTGGCTGTGTAGGATGAGgtgggaagtgttctctcttcatcttgtatttttggtgctttctctTCACTGCATCTCCATGTGTTTCTCAGTGTAACTGCCTTGCTCACTGGGGTCCAGCACTTGGCCCAGCCATGTCCCTGGAAGTTTACAGTTTACTGCGTCGACCATGCTTGGCCACGAATATCCATCGGATATTGGAGCCTGTGAAGAGGGTGTGGTGAGAGCCCTTCTCTGGGTAGATGAAAAGTCAGTGTTCTGAAACCCTGCACAACAGCTCTCAGGTGGCCGTCGGTCAGGCCTTGGGGGAGCTCCTGTTACACAACTGCCCAGGCCTCTTGGTTGGAAATGCACTTTTCTGGGTTTCTGTGAAGGCGTTTCAGAGCAAGGAGCATCTGCTAAGTTATGCTGAGGCCACAAAGGAGCGAGGTGCGGGAGGTGTCACCCCTGCAGGAAGTGGGAGCCCATCTGAGAAGTTTCTCAAGACAATGTCAGCCACATACCAGAAGAGAGCAAGGGGCTGGCTAAGGCAGAGTGCTCCAAGTGGCACCATCTTGCCTGGGAATCCACCACCCTGTCACCAGCCCACTGAGCCAGACAGCCTGCAGGTGCCCCTAACGTCATATCCCACAAACCACATAGAAACCTGACAACATGGAGAGAGTTCTGGGGGAAGAGGGTgactgttttggttttgctttgcttgGATGGATTGTCCTCATTTTGCTGTAAACAAGTTCACACCCTGTCACACCAGCCTTTCCACtttcaaaggagaggaaagagcagaaggaCAAAGACCCCTCAGCCCCAGGAATAAATAAGCCTGGGGGCTTTGTGATGGTCACGTGATCAGACATGTGATGTGTCCCCATGATGCAGGGACTGGCATGAAGCAGATGCTCAGTCCATGACACTTCTCACAGATATCCAGAAGTAGGGAGCCATTGTTTGCGTCCCCTAGGCTTGACAGTTGCTCCTGGGATGGGAGGGGCTGCCATTGATGTCTGAGGGCCCCTAGGAGTGCCCCAAGCTGGAGGGCTGGAGGTCATCCCCAGGGCTCTGCTTGCCTCCTTTCAGGACACTGTCTGTAGCTGGAATCTCAGAACAGCCAGCACGAGTTCCGCCAATTCACAGAACACTCCCCACAGCCGGGCACTCCCTCGTCAGTGGGTGAGGGTGGCTTACTGCCATCCCATTGTGCCAGAGGTCAGGGACTGCCCAGGGCCTCTCAGCCACATTCAGACCCTCATCTTACCAGCGTCTTGCCTGACTCCTGCAGCCTCTACACCTCCCAGGGTCGAGGGGCCTGGATGGTGCCCAGCTGGTGGAGTCCGTGTGTTGGGATGAGGGATCAAGGAGGGCGTCTGCAGCAGTGGAAAGCGGGTGGGCTCCAGATCCCTCCCAGACCTGGACCTTAGCCTCCACCCACCTCCTGAGGCCACCCTGGTGACCTGGGCTAGTCAGTTACCCTGTGGCCTggacttcctcatctgtgagcCAGGCACAGTTATAGGGCTTCCCCAGAACCTGGTGAGCTCTGGTTGTGACCGTgtgaggtgtgggcagggtgggcTGAGTGCGTGTGGGACCGTGAGGCAGGCTCCGGTGCTGGATCTGGCACCCAGGGCTGGAGCAGGCCCTGCGTGCTGAGGGGCAGCAATGGGGACAGCAGGGGATTCAGAGCAAGTCCTGTGTGGTTGAACTCAGCCAGAGAGGTCATGAAGCCTAGGGTACCTAGGGACAGCGGTGTGGCAAAAGTTACTCTGGCACTGGTGAGGCAGCAGTGTGTCGAGGTGCAGGGTGGGGACGCAGGGCCTTGGCATTGGGTGCAGCGCTCAGGGTGCCCCCCAATCCCAGTGGGGTGAAATGATAGACCAAACTGGCAAGGCAGGGGATGGGGCATGAACATCACTGTCTGAGGTCAGGTGGCCACCTGGGTGAAGCCCAGGGCCACAGCATCACTCCAATCCTGGGTCCTGGAGGCCTGGCCCCATTCTTGGGAAGCCTCGGGTTTCCAATGTGCTCTGGGATCCCAGACCACAGGAGGGGTTCCTAGCCTggctccctggggctgccccctccccactctcaggACCCCTCCCAAACACCCAGTCCCTTGCTCGGGAGGCAAGCCGAAGGGATCCCCACACTTCCCTgtggcctcctgcccaccctgctgCCAGGCCCTGAGCCTGCCTCATCCAGGCCTCCAGCTGCCAGTGGTTCCAGGCTTGGGTCCCCAGGGCAGGGTCAGAGCAAGGACTGAAAGCTGGTCAGGACCCAGGGCAGCCTCTCACTCCCCTCTCACCCTCGTAGGTGCCGGCAGCTGACTTGGTGCTCCTCTCAGCTGCCCACCATGGCCTGGGGGCTGCCCAGCACCGCCAGCCTGGCACGCTTCTGCCAGAAGCTGAACCGGCGGAAGACACCGGAGGAGCCCACCACAGAGACATCACTGCGGCGCTGCCTGACCACACTGGACCTGACACTGCTGGGTGTGGGTGGCATGGTGGGCTTTGGCCTTTATGTGCTCACAGGCACCGTGGCCAAGAGGATGGCTGGCCCTGCGATGCTTGTGTCCTTCAGCGTGGCCGCTGTGGCCTCCCTGCTCACAGCCCTATGCTACGCGGAGCTTGCAGTGCGTGTGCCCTGCAGGGGCTCTGCCTACCTGTTCACCTGTGTTCACGGGTGAGCTGTGGGCCTTCCTCGTTGGCTGGATCGTGCTCATCCAGTGGCTCCTTGGTGGATCCGCCGTGGCCCGCATCTGGAGCAGCTACCTGGATGTCATCTTTAGCCACCGCATCCAGAGTTTCACTGAGGCCCATGTGGCCATCTGGCAGTTGCCCATCCTGGCCCGGTACCCAGACTTCTTGGCTGCTGCCATCATACTTTTGGTCTTGGCTCTCATCTGCTGTGGAGCCCGTGTCTCTTCCTGGCTCAACCACACCTTTTCTGCCATCAGCCTGGCCatcatcctcttcatcatcatcctggGGTTTGTCCTGGCCCGCCCGCACAACTGGAGTGCTGAGGAGGGCGGCTTTGCACCCTTTGGTTTCTCTGGCATCATGGCTGGTGCTGCCACCTGCTTCTACACCTTTGTGGGCTTTGGCGCCATTGCTTCCTCCAGCGAGGAGGCCCGGAACCCAAAGCGAGCCATTCCTATGGCCATCGCTATCTCAGTTGGTCTGATGGCTGCTGCCAACATCCTTGTCTCCACTGTGCTCACCCTCATGGTGCCCTGGCACAGCCTAGACCCTAACTCAGCCCTTGCTGATTCCTTCCTCCAGCGGGGCTATAGCTGGGCGGCCTTCATCGTGGCAGCTGTGCAATCTGTGGTAAGGGGCTCTTCTGAACAAGGTGGGAGGGAACAGAGGGGTGGGGCCCCTGGAGGCTTAGGGCACACATCTCCATCGGGGCCTGTGCTCCCAGTTGCATCCTGGGCCCATGATTAAATTCTCTATCTGGACACCTTGGGAGGGAGCACTCACCACCCCTCCCAGTCATACACGGAATGTCAGTTCTGGGCATGTGCTTCCAgatccttccaggcagagggattcAGTCCTCGTCAGATTCTCCAGTGGGTCTGTCACCTAAACTAGGATGTCCCATTCCTGGGTGGTGAGGGGGAGCAATCCAGCACCCACTCTCAGAGCCCAGACAAACTCATGCCCGTGTTCCCAAGGGGCCACCCATGCCCTAGTCCCCAGCAGCAGCCCCCGATGGGCCTGTGCACCATGGTGACCAgtctcccaccctcctccacaGCCATGACCACTCTCCTGCTCACCATCTTCTTGTTCGTGCCACGCATGCTCTGTGCCATGGCTGCCGACGGGCTCTTCTTCCAGGTGTTTGCCCGCG
This genomic interval carries:
- the LOC124226002 gene encoding LOW QUALITY PROTEIN: cationic amino acid transporter 4-like (The sequence of the model RefSeq protein was modified relative to this genomic sequence to represent the inferred CDS: inserted 3 bases in 2 codons); amino-acid sequence: MAWGLPSTASLARFCQKLNRRKTPEEPTTETSLRRCLTTLDLTLLGVGGMVGFGLYVLTGTVAKRMAGPAMLVSFSVAAVASLLTALCYAELAVRVPCRGSAYLFTXVFTGELWAFLVGWIVLIQWLLGGSAVARIWSSYLDVIFSHRIQSFTEAHVAIWQLPILARYPDFLAAAIILLVLALICCGARVSSWLNHTFSAISLAIILFIIILGFVLARPHNWSAEEGGFAPFGFSGIMAGAATCFYTFVGFGAIASSSEEARNPKRAIPMAIAISVGLMAAANILVSTVLTLMVPWHSLDPNSALADSFLQRGYSWAAFIVAAXAICAMTTLLLTIFLFVPRMLCAMAADGLFFQVFARVHPRTRVPVVSLLVFRILMAFLALLLDLQALVHFLSIGTLLVLTVLTISIIMLRFRKSPPSSSQGPGSPVGREQTSAPEPGQLRPALRPYLRFLGGCRPGVAVAWALGVLVASAITLDCVLVFGDSALHLPPWGYTLLLLLSSATFLLSLLVLGAHQQQRWQDTFQVPMVPLTPALSILLNIFLMLQLSYMAWLRLSIGLLIGLVVYFGYGIWHSKENQWEQPGLTATHGSLEEMVPALQSPSQAPAQEPRLTEQPSSP